One segment of Arthrobacter sp. MMS18-M83 DNA contains the following:
- a CDS encoding amino acid ABC transporter permease: protein MEFDVNIFVQQLVNPSYVSGAFLSVAVAVLSLVLATAIGFAVALGRTSRSRIAQGVAGLYTWFFRAIPALLVLLIIWNALPQLFPVLRQDWFSPFIAAFIGLGIVEAAFMAEIIRSALLSIDEGQALAGRALGMSPVKVMLKVVLPQAIRTALPPTGNEFIGLVKFSSLASVISLQELLTTAQVGVNITFRYAEYYAAAIVYYLIIVSLLTLLQSYVEKKFVWTSRSKSKKPSVLEPVGQGVQS from the coding sequence ATGGAGTTCGATGTCAACATCTTCGTCCAACAACTCGTGAATCCGAGCTACGTGTCCGGGGCTTTCCTGTCCGTCGCCGTCGCGGTGCTTTCACTGGTCTTGGCCACGGCGATCGGCTTTGCCGTTGCCCTGGGCCGCACGTCCCGCAGCCGGATCGCCCAGGGTGTGGCAGGCCTGTACACCTGGTTCTTCCGGGCCATCCCGGCACTGCTGGTCCTGCTCATCATCTGGAACGCCTTGCCCCAACTGTTCCCCGTCCTGCGTCAGGATTGGTTCTCCCCGTTCATTGCCGCGTTCATCGGCCTGGGCATCGTGGAAGCCGCCTTCATGGCAGAGATCATCCGCTCGGCACTGCTCAGCATCGACGAAGGCCAGGCATTGGCCGGCCGGGCGCTCGGAATGTCGCCGGTCAAGGTCATGCTCAAGGTTGTCCTGCCGCAGGCCATCCGCACGGCGCTGCCTCCCACGGGCAATGAGTTCATCGGCTTGGTTAAGTTTTCCTCGCTGGCCTCGGTGATTTCCCTGCAGGAACTCCTCACCACGGCCCAGGTGGGCGTGAACATCACGTTCCGCTATGCCGAGTACTACGCCGCGGCAATCGTCTACTACCTCATCATCGTGAGCCTACTGACGCTTCTCCAAAGCTATGTGGAGAAGAAGTTCGTCTGGACCTCGCGGTCCAAATCCAAGAAGCCTTCCGTCCTGGAACCAGTCGGCCAAGGAGTGCAGTCATGA